In Gemmatimonadetes bacterium SCN 70-22, the genomic stretch TCGATCCCCTCCTCGTGCAGCGCACGGACCGCCTCGCGCGACTCCGGCCGAACGACGTCGGCGACGGCGAAGGCGGCAAGCGCCCGCCGCTCGTCGGCGAGGTAGATCGAGGCCTGCCCGCGTGCGGCGGCTCGGTCCGTGGCCTCGCGCAGGGGCGCCGGCACCTCGAGCGACTGCGCCCGCACGAGTGCCGGGCCACCCATGTAGAGCGTGCGCCCGTCCACTCGGGCGCGCACGCCCTTCCCCGGGATCGCCTCGAACGCCTCGGCCGCCCGCACCACGATCCCGCGCTCCTCGGCGCTGCGCACGATCCCCTGCGCAATCGTGTGCTCCGAGTCACGCTCGACGGCGGCCGCCAGCCGGAGCGCTTCTTCGGGTGCGAGGCCGTCGGTCGTGGCGATGTCGACGACACCGAACTCGCCGCGGGTGAGTGTCCCCGTCTTGTCGAAGACGACAGCATTCACAGTGCGCGCCTCTTCGAGTCCGCGCCGGTCGCGCACGAGCAGGCCGTTGCGCGCGCCGAGCGTGGTCGAGATGGCGATGACGAGCGGGATCGCGAGCCCCAGGGCATGCGGGCAGGCGATGACCAGCACGGTGACCATGCGCTCGACGGCGAAGGCCGGCTCCGCCCCGAGCGCGAGCCACGCCACGAGCGTGAGGGCGCCGGCGGCGAGGGCGATGAGCGTGAGCCAGAAGGCCGCGCGGTCGGCGAGCGCCTGCGCGCGCGACTTGGACGTCTGCGCCTGCTCCACCAGTCGCATGATGCCGGCCAGTGCCGTGCGCTCGCCGGTACCAGTTACCTCGACGCGGAGCGAGCCCGCGCCGTTCACCGTCCCGGCAATCACCTTGGCGCCTTCGCCCTTCTCCACGGGTGCAGACTCGCCCGTGATCATCGCCTCGTTCACGTCGCTCGCGCCGGACCGCACCACGCCATCCGCCGGAACGCTGGCTCCCGGGCGAACGAGCACGAGCTCCCCGTCGCGGAGCTGGTCGAGCGGGACCTCCTCCGTGACCTCGCTCCCGTCCGTCATCCGGAGCCGGATCGCGGTGTTCGGCAGGAGCTTGGCGAGCTCCTGGAGCGCCCCCTGCGCCTGGGCGATGGAGCGCATCTCGATCCAGTGGCCGAGAAGCATGATGGTGACGAGCGTCGCCAGCTCCTCCCAGAGCGGCATGCCGGGGAAGCCGAGGGTGACGGCGGCGCTGAAGACGAAGGCGACTGTGATCGCCAGCGAGATCAGCGTCATCATGCCCGGAAGTCGATCCTTGAGCTCGCGGATCGCGCCCTGGATGAAGACCCAGCCGCCGTACACGAACACGGCGGTGCCGAAGAGGGGCGGAATCCACCGTGCGCCGGGGAACTGCGGCGGGGTATACTCGAAGGCGCGCTGCAGCATGTGCCCCCAGACGAGCGTCGGGAGCGTCAGGAGTAGCGAAACCCAGAACTTGTCGCGGAACATCGCCACGCTGTGGCCAGCGTGCTTGTCGTGCGCCC encodes the following:
- a CDS encoding copper-translocating P-type ATPase: MFRDKFWVSLLLTLPTLVWGHMLQRAFEYTPPQFPGARWIPPLFGTAVFVYGGWVFIQGAIRELKDRLPGMMTLISLAITVAFVFSAAVTLGFPGMPLWEELATLVTIMLLGHWIEMRSIAQAQGALQELAKLLPNTAIRLRMTDGSEVTEEVPLDQLRDGELVLVRPGASVPADGVVRSGASDVNEAMITGESAPVEKGEGAKVIAGTVNGAGSLRVEVTGTGERTALAGIMRLVEQAQTSKSRAQALADRAAFWLTLIALAAGALTLVAWLALGAEPAFAVERMVTVLVIACPHALGLAIPLVIAISTTLGARNGLLVRDRRGLEEARTVNAVVFDKTGTLTRGEFGVVDIATTDGLAPEEALRLAAAVERDSEHTIAQGIVRSAEERGIVVRAAEAFEAIPGKGVRARVDGRTLYMGGPALVRAQSLEVPAPLREATDRAAARGQASIYLADERRALAAFAVADVVRPESREAVRALHEEGIEVVMMTGDARAVADAVAQEIGIDTVFAEVLPEQKASKIEELQAAGKRVAMVGDGVNDAPALVTANVGIAIGAGTDVAVEAGDIVLVRSDPRDVARIVRLSRASYRKMVQNLWWATGYNVFAIPLAAGVLAPWGIVLTPAVGAVLMSLSTVIVAVNAQFLRRAGL